The Eleginops maclovinus isolate JMC-PN-2008 ecotype Puerto Natales chromosome 3, JC_Emac_rtc_rv5, whole genome shotgun sequence genome includes a region encoding these proteins:
- the LOC134861662 gene encoding regulator of G-protein signaling 22 isoform X2: protein MRLPGFLRSWIEYCGNLYFLSEQCMESFQQSFPEALLYNPQTGQFELVDRAAELVSRRIRSVLHRSKSQLLTGGPTAPARTPPVDNRYTFCCLDREQGIQWILKERLPFFLLSDCYSEYRLAKLLFEWNPVLCIHRRKGGSGRTPMSAPQLHFSSQTVKENNKALKVLTCSYSQENRSAKQGSTRRLNVTCLCSDHIEHLNTKCSVSFRCSEQKNICTFSSCSSYSLKCGKSPNLQGTQTEWILHGTEERSGKKASEVQLEELAASVVKQVLNNALSLMDARSQANTSDCLSRPGDQTHCNSTHRSCERRVCIQHLADGGTERLGGEKEKVQEGEEKIKWPKKNSEVGRRDRDQENINMCCLDTCCCGNRQGVDELKEFLRGTSGEKLLNLWMDIERLKAAQSRERKNRHLVLMRSRYLVGSSPSSLTVELLSRLGLTTSPCWTEDRLHAVQPSVTEALLHYWVPRFWTSHCARAEHEDPPLLELWTACGVRPLSDTQPHHGSPTTMPPSPNSIHTQLYSSRNMDSSRMEKMIQALCADSCAGLYFTNFCEQSGNQLWENALCFWTDLQHYHELFYQDGLDLYRVQREAQLLYSTFLSSSARRSIRVDEEIRTQVYDQLMPAFEQVFDRVEEHTLKILLEPWTLLISRDKESLQKVLMQEEVRQVDSLEYRELQSLYEESQSRLKQVEQCQSMLFPSPIKNRAPDSWSRVSPNLHGYRLGSLLRHRQEIEHFMSFLQNHDASIHLTCWLDLEQYRRTAQTDTAVRQERSSHIATKYLDRKYFFGSDSPASTEQQNDLLRQAGGLERLKLECLSDPVVVEIQAIIRSHIEKNWLPLFLSTVEFTERLKNQPKRQLDQPSAMPQTAGRPLQNVYWGGRRRAASEAGGLWMSSSKEILLFRRILLDPNNCMRFQHFVSLKGDFLEKDVLFWLEVQRYKDLCHSHSDEATIQQKISTIINCFINSSMPPALQIDIPPEQAQHILEKRQQLGPYIFREAQMSVFSALLKLWPEFRELSSSVHEEQLLPLLQEKQVQHKARVRRQRRKEEEEEEEDRKISQEDLERPESSFREEEETDEEDDIEQGQERRYVTQEWRKSSRVLLTPTLPLSWSYSKYMAALRREEVLLRRQRQLGASISASGSSSDCSVRSAGRISSRPSGTDSKQCDQYSSK from the exons ATGCGACTGCCTGGCTTCCTGAGAAGCTGGATTGAATACTGTggaaatttgtattttttaagtgaACAATGTATGGAGTCGTTTCAACAG TCCTTCCCAGAGGCTTTGCTGTACAACCCTCAGACAGGGCAGTTTGAACTGGTGGACAGGGCGGCTGAGCTTGTCTCCAGAAGAATCCGATCTGTCCTGCACCGCAGCAAATCACAACTCCTTACTGGAGGCCCTACAGCGCCGGCCAGAACCCCCCCAGTAGACAACCGTTACACTTTCTGT TGCCTGGACCGAGAGCAAGGAATCCAGTGGATCCTCAAAGAAAGAttacctttttttctcctcagcGATTGCTACAGTGAATACAG ACTAGCCAAGTTGTTGTTTGAGTGGAACCCAGTCTTGTGTATCCACAGGAGGAAAGGCGGTTCAGGTCGAACCCCCATGTCAGCCCCACAGCTGCATTTTTCATCCCAAACtgtgaaggaaaacaacaaagcattaaAGGTCCTAACATGCTCATATTCTCAAGAGAACCGTTCAGCAAAACAAG GGTCAACGAGGAGGCTCAATGTTACATGTCTATGCTCTGACCACATCGAACATCTCAACACTAAATGCAGTGTCTCATTCAGATGTTCTGAGCAGAAGAACATATGTACGTTTTCTTCTTGTTCCTCCTATAGTCTTAAATGTGGGAAAAGCCCAAACCTACAGGGCACACAAACAGAGTGGATCCTGCACGGTACTGAGGAGAGAAGTGGGAAAAAGGCTTCTGAAGTGCAGCTGGAGGAACTGGCAGCCTCCGTGGTTAAACAGGTGCTGAACAATGCTCTGAGCCTGATGGATGCTCGGAGCCAGGCCAACACCTCTGATTGTTTGAGCAGGCCAGGAGATCAGACACATTGTAACAGCACACACAGATCCTGTGAACGTAGGGTTTGCATTCAGCATTTGGCTGATGGGGGCACAGAAAGGTtggggggggagaaagagaaagttcAAGAAGGGGAAGAAAAGATAAAGTGGCCTAAGAAGAATAGTGAGGTGGGGagaagagacagagaccaggaaAATATCAATATGTGTTGCCTGGATACCTGTTGCTGTGGCAATAGACAAGGCGTTGATGAGTTAAAAGAGTTTTTGCGAGGAACGTCAGGAGAGAAGCTACTTAATCTCTGGATGGATATAGAGAGACTGAAAGCTGCCCAGAGCAGAGAGCGGAAGAACAG GCACTTGGTCCTGATGAGGAGCCGGTACCTGGTGGGCAGCAGCCCCAGCAGCCTCACTGTGGAGCTGCTCTCCAGACTGGGACTCACCACCTCTCCCTGCTGGACAGAGGACAGACTGCACGCTGTCCAGCCCTCCGTCACAGAGGCTCTGCTCCACTACTG GGTCCCTCGGTTCTGGACGTCCCACTGCGCCAGGGCAGAGCACGAAGACCCCCCTCTGCTGGAGCTGTGGACAGCCTGCGGTGTTAGGCCTCTGTCAGACACTCAGCCCCATCATGGTTCCCCCACCACCATGCCCCCCTCCCCCAATTCCATCCATACTCAG TTATATTCTAGCAGAAATATGGACAGCAGCAGAATGGAAAAGATGATCCAGGCTCTATGTGCTGACTCGTGTGCCGGCTTATACTTCACAAACTTCTGTGAACAGTCTGGAAACCAG cTGTGGGAGAATGCACTTTGCTTTTGGACGGACCTGCAGCACTACCATGAGCTGTTCTATCAGGACGGACTGGACCTTTACAGAGTGCAGAGGGAGGCACAg ctcCTGTACTCCACATTTCTCTCCAGCTCTGCCAGGAGAAGTATTCGTGTTGATGAGGAGATCAGAACACAGGTGTATGACCAGCTCATGCCTGCTTTTGAGCAAGTGTTTGACAGGGTTGaggaacacacactgaagatCCTGCTAGAGCCATGGACGCTGCTGATCAGCAGGGACAAAGAGTCTCTTCAGAAG GTCTTAATGCAGGAAGAGGTGCGTCAAGTGGACAGTCTGGAGTACAGGGAGCTGCAGAGTCTGTACGAGGAGTCACAGTCCCGACTGAAACAG GTTGAGCAGTGCCAGTCCATGTTATTTCCTTCTCCTATTAAGAATAGGGCGCCTGATTCTTGGTCCCGAGTGTCTCCAAATCTTCATGGCTACCGTCTGGGTTCCTTACTTCGTCACCGCCAAGAGATTGAGCACTTCATGTCCTTCCTGCAGAATCACGATGCCAG TATCCATCTGACATGCTGGCTGGATCTGGAGCAGTACAGGAGGACTGCACAGACCGACACGGCTGTCAGACAGGAGAGGTCGTCTCATATTGCTACCAAATACCTCGACAGGAAGTACTTCTTTGGCTCAGACAGCCCTGCCTCCACAGAGCAACAGAATGAT ttaCTGCGTCAGGCAGGTGGACTGGAGCGTCTGAAGCTGGAATGTCTCTCAGATCCTGTGGTTGTGGAGATCCAAGCCATCATCAGGAGTCACATTGAGAAGAACTGGCTGCCTCTGTTTCTGTCAACAGTAGAGTTCACAGAGCGACTGAAAAACCAACCAAAG CGGCAGCTCGATCAGCCTTCTGCCATG CCCCAAACAGCGGGCCGGCCCTTGCAGAACGTCTACTGGGGCGGCAGGAGGAGAGCAGCCTCGGAG gcggGGGGCTTGTGGATGAGTTCCTCCAAAGAGATTCTGCTCTTTCGACGGATCCTCCTCGACCCCAACAACTGTATGCGGTTCCAGCACTTTGTGTCTCTGAAGGGAGACTTCCTAGAAAAAGATGTGCTCTTTTGGCTAGAGGTGCAAAGATATAAG GACCTCTGTCACTCCCACAGTGACGAGGCCACCATCCAGCAGAAGATCTCCACAATCATAAACTGTTTTATCAACTCATCCATGCCCCCCGCCCTGCAGATAGACATCCCCCCTGAGCAGGCCCAGCACATTCTGGAGAAACGCCAGCAGCTGGGTCCCTACATCTTCAGAGAGGCACAG atgtcaGTGTTCAGCGCACTGCTGAAGTTGTGGCCTGAGTTTCGAGAGCTGAGCAGTAGTGTCCACGAGGAGCAACTTCTTCCTCTACTGCAGGAGAAACAAGTCCAACATAAAGCCAGAGtcaggagacagaggaggaaagaggaggaggaagaagaggaagatagGAAGATATCTCAG GAAGACTTGGAGAGACCAGAGTCCAGTtttagagaggaggaagagacagacGAAGAAGATGATATAGAACAAGGACAAGAGAGAAGATATGTAACACAAGAGTGGAGGAAATCGAGCAGGGTGCTGCTGACCCCCACACTGCCG TTGTCGTGGTCCTACTCCAAGTACATGGCGGctctgaggagagaggaggtgctgctgaggagacagagacagctggGAGCCTCAATCTCTGcctcag GATCATCCTCTGACTGCAGCGTCCGGTCGGCAGGCAGGATATCCAGCCGCCCCTCAGGAACGGACAGCAAACAGTGTGACCAATACAGCAGCAAGTGA
- the LOC134861662 gene encoding regulator of G-protein signaling 22 isoform X1 — MYGVVSTELPNLTAGNFENSLASDEVLAHYFNDFLSLPSFPEALLYNPQTGQFELVDRAAELVSRRIRSVLHRSKSQLLTGGPTAPARTPPVDNRYTFCCLDREQGIQWILKERLPFFLLSDCYSEYRLAKLLFEWNPVLCIHRRKGGSGRTPMSAPQLHFSSQTVKENNKALKVLTCSYSQENRSAKQGSTRRLNVTCLCSDHIEHLNTKCSVSFRCSEQKNICTFSSCSSYSLKCGKSPNLQGTQTEWILHGTEERSGKKASEVQLEELAASVVKQVLNNALSLMDARSQANTSDCLSRPGDQTHCNSTHRSCERRVCIQHLADGGTERLGGEKEKVQEGEEKIKWPKKNSEVGRRDRDQENINMCCLDTCCCGNRQGVDELKEFLRGTSGEKLLNLWMDIERLKAAQSRERKNRHLVLMRSRYLVGSSPSSLTVELLSRLGLTTSPCWTEDRLHAVQPSVTEALLHYWVPRFWTSHCARAEHEDPPLLELWTACGVRPLSDTQPHHGSPTTMPPSPNSIHTQLYSSRNMDSSRMEKMIQALCADSCAGLYFTNFCEQSGNQLWENALCFWTDLQHYHELFYQDGLDLYRVQREAQLLYSTFLSSSARRSIRVDEEIRTQVYDQLMPAFEQVFDRVEEHTLKILLEPWTLLISRDKESLQKVLMQEEVRQVDSLEYRELQSLYEESQSRLKQVEQCQSMLFPSPIKNRAPDSWSRVSPNLHGYRLGSLLRHRQEIEHFMSFLQNHDASIHLTCWLDLEQYRRTAQTDTAVRQERSSHIATKYLDRKYFFGSDSPASTEQQNDLLRQAGGLERLKLECLSDPVVVEIQAIIRSHIEKNWLPLFLSTVEFTERLKNQPKRQLDQPSAMPQTAGRPLQNVYWGGRRRAASEAGGLWMSSSKEILLFRRILLDPNNCMRFQHFVSLKGDFLEKDVLFWLEVQRYKDLCHSHSDEATIQQKISTIINCFINSSMPPALQIDIPPEQAQHILEKRQQLGPYIFREAQMSVFSALLKLWPEFRELSSSVHEEQLLPLLQEKQVQHKARVRRQRRKEEEEEEEDRKISQEDLERPESSFREEEETDEEDDIEQGQERRYVTQEWRKSSRVLLTPTLPLSWSYSKYMAALRREEVLLRRQRQLGASISASGSSSDCSVRSAGRISSRPSGTDSKQCDQYSSK; from the exons ATGTATGGAGTCGTTTCAACAG agtTGCCCAACCTTACTGCTGGCAATTTT GAGAACTCTTTGGCCTCTGATGAAGTATTGGCTCACTACTTCAATGATTTCTTAAGTCTGCCG TCCTTCCCAGAGGCTTTGCTGTACAACCCTCAGACAGGGCAGTTTGAACTGGTGGACAGGGCGGCTGAGCTTGTCTCCAGAAGAATCCGATCTGTCCTGCACCGCAGCAAATCACAACTCCTTACTGGAGGCCCTACAGCGCCGGCCAGAACCCCCCCAGTAGACAACCGTTACACTTTCTGT TGCCTGGACCGAGAGCAAGGAATCCAGTGGATCCTCAAAGAAAGAttacctttttttctcctcagcGATTGCTACAGTGAATACAG ACTAGCCAAGTTGTTGTTTGAGTGGAACCCAGTCTTGTGTATCCACAGGAGGAAAGGCGGTTCAGGTCGAACCCCCATGTCAGCCCCACAGCTGCATTTTTCATCCCAAACtgtgaaggaaaacaacaaagcattaaAGGTCCTAACATGCTCATATTCTCAAGAGAACCGTTCAGCAAAACAAG GGTCAACGAGGAGGCTCAATGTTACATGTCTATGCTCTGACCACATCGAACATCTCAACACTAAATGCAGTGTCTCATTCAGATGTTCTGAGCAGAAGAACATATGTACGTTTTCTTCTTGTTCCTCCTATAGTCTTAAATGTGGGAAAAGCCCAAACCTACAGGGCACACAAACAGAGTGGATCCTGCACGGTACTGAGGAGAGAAGTGGGAAAAAGGCTTCTGAAGTGCAGCTGGAGGAACTGGCAGCCTCCGTGGTTAAACAGGTGCTGAACAATGCTCTGAGCCTGATGGATGCTCGGAGCCAGGCCAACACCTCTGATTGTTTGAGCAGGCCAGGAGATCAGACACATTGTAACAGCACACACAGATCCTGTGAACGTAGGGTTTGCATTCAGCATTTGGCTGATGGGGGCACAGAAAGGTtggggggggagaaagagaaagttcAAGAAGGGGAAGAAAAGATAAAGTGGCCTAAGAAGAATAGTGAGGTGGGGagaagagacagagaccaggaaAATATCAATATGTGTTGCCTGGATACCTGTTGCTGTGGCAATAGACAAGGCGTTGATGAGTTAAAAGAGTTTTTGCGAGGAACGTCAGGAGAGAAGCTACTTAATCTCTGGATGGATATAGAGAGACTGAAAGCTGCCCAGAGCAGAGAGCGGAAGAACAG GCACTTGGTCCTGATGAGGAGCCGGTACCTGGTGGGCAGCAGCCCCAGCAGCCTCACTGTGGAGCTGCTCTCCAGACTGGGACTCACCACCTCTCCCTGCTGGACAGAGGACAGACTGCACGCTGTCCAGCCCTCCGTCACAGAGGCTCTGCTCCACTACTG GGTCCCTCGGTTCTGGACGTCCCACTGCGCCAGGGCAGAGCACGAAGACCCCCCTCTGCTGGAGCTGTGGACAGCCTGCGGTGTTAGGCCTCTGTCAGACACTCAGCCCCATCATGGTTCCCCCACCACCATGCCCCCCTCCCCCAATTCCATCCATACTCAG TTATATTCTAGCAGAAATATGGACAGCAGCAGAATGGAAAAGATGATCCAGGCTCTATGTGCTGACTCGTGTGCCGGCTTATACTTCACAAACTTCTGTGAACAGTCTGGAAACCAG cTGTGGGAGAATGCACTTTGCTTTTGGACGGACCTGCAGCACTACCATGAGCTGTTCTATCAGGACGGACTGGACCTTTACAGAGTGCAGAGGGAGGCACAg ctcCTGTACTCCACATTTCTCTCCAGCTCTGCCAGGAGAAGTATTCGTGTTGATGAGGAGATCAGAACACAGGTGTATGACCAGCTCATGCCTGCTTTTGAGCAAGTGTTTGACAGGGTTGaggaacacacactgaagatCCTGCTAGAGCCATGGACGCTGCTGATCAGCAGGGACAAAGAGTCTCTTCAGAAG GTCTTAATGCAGGAAGAGGTGCGTCAAGTGGACAGTCTGGAGTACAGGGAGCTGCAGAGTCTGTACGAGGAGTCACAGTCCCGACTGAAACAG GTTGAGCAGTGCCAGTCCATGTTATTTCCTTCTCCTATTAAGAATAGGGCGCCTGATTCTTGGTCCCGAGTGTCTCCAAATCTTCATGGCTACCGTCTGGGTTCCTTACTTCGTCACCGCCAAGAGATTGAGCACTTCATGTCCTTCCTGCAGAATCACGATGCCAG TATCCATCTGACATGCTGGCTGGATCTGGAGCAGTACAGGAGGACTGCACAGACCGACACGGCTGTCAGACAGGAGAGGTCGTCTCATATTGCTACCAAATACCTCGACAGGAAGTACTTCTTTGGCTCAGACAGCCCTGCCTCCACAGAGCAACAGAATGAT ttaCTGCGTCAGGCAGGTGGACTGGAGCGTCTGAAGCTGGAATGTCTCTCAGATCCTGTGGTTGTGGAGATCCAAGCCATCATCAGGAGTCACATTGAGAAGAACTGGCTGCCTCTGTTTCTGTCAACAGTAGAGTTCACAGAGCGACTGAAAAACCAACCAAAG CGGCAGCTCGATCAGCCTTCTGCCATG CCCCAAACAGCGGGCCGGCCCTTGCAGAACGTCTACTGGGGCGGCAGGAGGAGAGCAGCCTCGGAG gcggGGGGCTTGTGGATGAGTTCCTCCAAAGAGATTCTGCTCTTTCGACGGATCCTCCTCGACCCCAACAACTGTATGCGGTTCCAGCACTTTGTGTCTCTGAAGGGAGACTTCCTAGAAAAAGATGTGCTCTTTTGGCTAGAGGTGCAAAGATATAAG GACCTCTGTCACTCCCACAGTGACGAGGCCACCATCCAGCAGAAGATCTCCACAATCATAAACTGTTTTATCAACTCATCCATGCCCCCCGCCCTGCAGATAGACATCCCCCCTGAGCAGGCCCAGCACATTCTGGAGAAACGCCAGCAGCTGGGTCCCTACATCTTCAGAGAGGCACAG atgtcaGTGTTCAGCGCACTGCTGAAGTTGTGGCCTGAGTTTCGAGAGCTGAGCAGTAGTGTCCACGAGGAGCAACTTCTTCCTCTACTGCAGGAGAAACAAGTCCAACATAAAGCCAGAGtcaggagacagaggaggaaagaggaggaggaagaagaggaagatagGAAGATATCTCAG GAAGACTTGGAGAGACCAGAGTCCAGTtttagagaggaggaagagacagacGAAGAAGATGATATAGAACAAGGACAAGAGAGAAGATATGTAACACAAGAGTGGAGGAAATCGAGCAGGGTGCTGCTGACCCCCACACTGCCG TTGTCGTGGTCCTACTCCAAGTACATGGCGGctctgaggagagaggaggtgctgctgaggagacagagacagctggGAGCCTCAATCTCTGcctcag GATCATCCTCTGACTGCAGCGTCCGGTCGGCAGGCAGGATATCCAGCCGCCCCTCAGGAACGGACAGCAAACAGTGTGACCAATACAGCAGCAAGTGA
- the LOC134861662 gene encoding regulator of G-protein signaling 22 isoform X3, whose amino-acid sequence MYGVVSTELPNLTAGNFENSLASDEVLAHYFNDFLSLPSFPEALLYNPQTGQFELVDRAAELVSRRIRSVLHRSKSQLLTGGPTAPARTPPVDNRYTFCCLDREQGIQWILKERLPFFLLSDCYSEYRLAKLLFEWNPVLCIHRRKGGSGRTPMSAPQLHFSSQTVKENNKALKVLTCSYSQENRSAKQGSTRRLNVTCLCSDHIEHLNTKCSVSFRCSEQKNICTFSSCSSYSLKCGKSPNLQGTQTEWILHGTEERSGKKASEVQLEELAASVVKQVLNNALSLMDARSQANTSDCLSRPGDQTHCNSTHRSCERRVCIQHLADGGTERLGGEKEKVQEGEEKIKWPKKNSEVGRRDRDQENINMCCLDTCCCGNRQGVDELKEFLRGTSGEKLLNLWMDIERLKAAQSRERKNRHLVLMRSRYLVGSSPSSLTVELLSRLGLTTSPCWTEDRLHAVQPSVTEALLHYWVPRFWTSHCARAEHEDPPLLELWTACGVRPLSDTQPHHGSPTTMPPSPNSIHTQLYSSRNMDSSRMEKMIQALCADSCAGLYFTNFCEQSGNQLWENALCFWTDLQHYHELFYQDGLDLYRVQREAQLLYSTFLSSSARRSIRVDEEIRTQVYDQLMPAFEQVFDRVEEHTLKILLEPWTLLISRDKESLQKVLMQEEVRQVDSLEYRELQSLYEESQSRLKQVEQCQSMLFPSPIKNRAPDSWSRVSPNLHGYRLGSLLRHRQEIEHFMSFLQNHDASIHLTCWLDLEQYRRTAQTDTAVRQERSSHIATKYLDRKYFFGSDSPASTEQQNDLLRQAGGLERLKLECLSDPVVVEIQAIIRSHIEKNWLPLFLSTVEFTERLKNQPKPQTAGRPLQNVYWGGRRRAASEAGGLWMSSSKEILLFRRILLDPNNCMRFQHFVSLKGDFLEKDVLFWLEVQRYKDLCHSHSDEATIQQKISTIINCFINSSMPPALQIDIPPEQAQHILEKRQQLGPYIFREAQMSVFSALLKLWPEFRELSSSVHEEQLLPLLQEKQVQHKARVRRQRRKEEEEEEEDRKISQEDLERPESSFREEEETDEEDDIEQGQERRYVTQEWRKSSRVLLTPTLPLSWSYSKYMAALRREEVLLRRQRQLGASISASGSSSDCSVRSAGRISSRPSGTDSKQCDQYSSK is encoded by the exons ATGTATGGAGTCGTTTCAACAG agtTGCCCAACCTTACTGCTGGCAATTTT GAGAACTCTTTGGCCTCTGATGAAGTATTGGCTCACTACTTCAATGATTTCTTAAGTCTGCCG TCCTTCCCAGAGGCTTTGCTGTACAACCCTCAGACAGGGCAGTTTGAACTGGTGGACAGGGCGGCTGAGCTTGTCTCCAGAAGAATCCGATCTGTCCTGCACCGCAGCAAATCACAACTCCTTACTGGAGGCCCTACAGCGCCGGCCAGAACCCCCCCAGTAGACAACCGTTACACTTTCTGT TGCCTGGACCGAGAGCAAGGAATCCAGTGGATCCTCAAAGAAAGAttacctttttttctcctcagcGATTGCTACAGTGAATACAG ACTAGCCAAGTTGTTGTTTGAGTGGAACCCAGTCTTGTGTATCCACAGGAGGAAAGGCGGTTCAGGTCGAACCCCCATGTCAGCCCCACAGCTGCATTTTTCATCCCAAACtgtgaaggaaaacaacaaagcattaaAGGTCCTAACATGCTCATATTCTCAAGAGAACCGTTCAGCAAAACAAG GGTCAACGAGGAGGCTCAATGTTACATGTCTATGCTCTGACCACATCGAACATCTCAACACTAAATGCAGTGTCTCATTCAGATGTTCTGAGCAGAAGAACATATGTACGTTTTCTTCTTGTTCCTCCTATAGTCTTAAATGTGGGAAAAGCCCAAACCTACAGGGCACACAAACAGAGTGGATCCTGCACGGTACTGAGGAGAGAAGTGGGAAAAAGGCTTCTGAAGTGCAGCTGGAGGAACTGGCAGCCTCCGTGGTTAAACAGGTGCTGAACAATGCTCTGAGCCTGATGGATGCTCGGAGCCAGGCCAACACCTCTGATTGTTTGAGCAGGCCAGGAGATCAGACACATTGTAACAGCACACACAGATCCTGTGAACGTAGGGTTTGCATTCAGCATTTGGCTGATGGGGGCACAGAAAGGTtggggggggagaaagagaaagttcAAGAAGGGGAAGAAAAGATAAAGTGGCCTAAGAAGAATAGTGAGGTGGGGagaagagacagagaccaggaaAATATCAATATGTGTTGCCTGGATACCTGTTGCTGTGGCAATAGACAAGGCGTTGATGAGTTAAAAGAGTTTTTGCGAGGAACGTCAGGAGAGAAGCTACTTAATCTCTGGATGGATATAGAGAGACTGAAAGCTGCCCAGAGCAGAGAGCGGAAGAACAG GCACTTGGTCCTGATGAGGAGCCGGTACCTGGTGGGCAGCAGCCCCAGCAGCCTCACTGTGGAGCTGCTCTCCAGACTGGGACTCACCACCTCTCCCTGCTGGACAGAGGACAGACTGCACGCTGTCCAGCCCTCCGTCACAGAGGCTCTGCTCCACTACTG GGTCCCTCGGTTCTGGACGTCCCACTGCGCCAGGGCAGAGCACGAAGACCCCCCTCTGCTGGAGCTGTGGACAGCCTGCGGTGTTAGGCCTCTGTCAGACACTCAGCCCCATCATGGTTCCCCCACCACCATGCCCCCCTCCCCCAATTCCATCCATACTCAG TTATATTCTAGCAGAAATATGGACAGCAGCAGAATGGAAAAGATGATCCAGGCTCTATGTGCTGACTCGTGTGCCGGCTTATACTTCACAAACTTCTGTGAACAGTCTGGAAACCAG cTGTGGGAGAATGCACTTTGCTTTTGGACGGACCTGCAGCACTACCATGAGCTGTTCTATCAGGACGGACTGGACCTTTACAGAGTGCAGAGGGAGGCACAg ctcCTGTACTCCACATTTCTCTCCAGCTCTGCCAGGAGAAGTATTCGTGTTGATGAGGAGATCAGAACACAGGTGTATGACCAGCTCATGCCTGCTTTTGAGCAAGTGTTTGACAGGGTTGaggaacacacactgaagatCCTGCTAGAGCCATGGACGCTGCTGATCAGCAGGGACAAAGAGTCTCTTCAGAAG GTCTTAATGCAGGAAGAGGTGCGTCAAGTGGACAGTCTGGAGTACAGGGAGCTGCAGAGTCTGTACGAGGAGTCACAGTCCCGACTGAAACAG GTTGAGCAGTGCCAGTCCATGTTATTTCCTTCTCCTATTAAGAATAGGGCGCCTGATTCTTGGTCCCGAGTGTCTCCAAATCTTCATGGCTACCGTCTGGGTTCCTTACTTCGTCACCGCCAAGAGATTGAGCACTTCATGTCCTTCCTGCAGAATCACGATGCCAG TATCCATCTGACATGCTGGCTGGATCTGGAGCAGTACAGGAGGACTGCACAGACCGACACGGCTGTCAGACAGGAGAGGTCGTCTCATATTGCTACCAAATACCTCGACAGGAAGTACTTCTTTGGCTCAGACAGCCCTGCCTCCACAGAGCAACAGAATGAT ttaCTGCGTCAGGCAGGTGGACTGGAGCGTCTGAAGCTGGAATGTCTCTCAGATCCTGTGGTTGTGGAGATCCAAGCCATCATCAGGAGTCACATTGAGAAGAACTGGCTGCCTCTGTTTCTGTCAACAGTAGAGTTCACAGAGCGACTGAAAAACCAACCAAAG CCCCAAACAGCGGGCCGGCCCTTGCAGAACGTCTACTGGGGCGGCAGGAGGAGAGCAGCCTCGGAG gcggGGGGCTTGTGGATGAGTTCCTCCAAAGAGATTCTGCTCTTTCGACGGATCCTCCTCGACCCCAACAACTGTATGCGGTTCCAGCACTTTGTGTCTCTGAAGGGAGACTTCCTAGAAAAAGATGTGCTCTTTTGGCTAGAGGTGCAAAGATATAAG GACCTCTGTCACTCCCACAGTGACGAGGCCACCATCCAGCAGAAGATCTCCACAATCATAAACTGTTTTATCAACTCATCCATGCCCCCCGCCCTGCAGATAGACATCCCCCCTGAGCAGGCCCAGCACATTCTGGAGAAACGCCAGCAGCTGGGTCCCTACATCTTCAGAGAGGCACAG atgtcaGTGTTCAGCGCACTGCTGAAGTTGTGGCCTGAGTTTCGAGAGCTGAGCAGTAGTGTCCACGAGGAGCAACTTCTTCCTCTACTGCAGGAGAAACAAGTCCAACATAAAGCCAGAGtcaggagacagaggaggaaagaggaggaggaagaagaggaagatagGAAGATATCTCAG GAAGACTTGGAGAGACCAGAGTCCAGTtttagagaggaggaagagacagacGAAGAAGATGATATAGAACAAGGACAAGAGAGAAGATATGTAACACAAGAGTGGAGGAAATCGAGCAGGGTGCTGCTGACCCCCACACTGCCG TTGTCGTGGTCCTACTCCAAGTACATGGCGGctctgaggagagaggaggtgctgctgaggagacagagacagctggGAGCCTCAATCTCTGcctcag GATCATCCTCTGACTGCAGCGTCCGGTCGGCAGGCAGGATATCCAGCCGCCCCTCAGGAACGGACAGCAAACAGTGTGACCAATACAGCAGCAAGTGA